Proteins found in one Bacteroidales bacterium WCE2008 genomic segment:
- a CDS encoding putative Mg2+ transporter-C (MgtC) family protein — translation MTLSFILRIIVAGLLGGLIGLEREIRAKEAGLRTHFIVALGSALFMIISQYAFTGRFDAARVAAQVVSGIGFIGAGVIIFQKNVVRGVTTAAGLWVAAAIGLACGAGMYLVATAAAALTVICLEAMHIITNRYGERLLTVKVSPADNDRLLELLDSVKKAGFDIESFSLSEGDAIIQIRMKHKDYMTTVRSVLTFAKGLSVDII, via the coding sequence ATGACATTGAGTTTCATATTGAGAATAATCGTCGCAGGCCTTTTAGGCGGACTGATCGGCCTGGAGCGTGAAATCAGGGCCAAAGAGGCAGGTTTGAGGACGCATTTTATCGTGGCGCTGGGCAGTGCCCTGTTCATGATAATCTCGCAATATGCATTCACAGGACGGTTCGACGCGGCGCGAGTTGCCGCCCAGGTCGTTTCCGGAATCGGTTTCATCGGTGCCGGTGTCATAATCTTCCAGAAGAATGTCGTCCGCGGTGTGACCACCGCGGCCGGCCTCTGGGTAGCTGCCGCCATCGGCCTCGCCTGCGGAGCGGGTATGTATCTTGTTGCTACGGCAGCTGCGGCACTAACTGTTATCTGTCTCGAAGCAATGCATATAATAACAAACCGTTACGGAGAAAGATTACTGACTGTAAAAGTCTCCCCGGCTGACAACGACAGGCTGCTGGAGCTTTTGGACTCGGTCAAGAAGGCTGGATTCGACATAGAGTCGTTCAGCCTGTCGGAAGGCGACGCTATCATCCAGATACGGATGAAGCATAAAGATTATATGACAACGGTACGATCCGTCCTCACATTCGCCAAAGGCCTCTCTGTAGACATTATCTAA
- a CDS encoding anion transporter, with protein sequence MNSSHGTGFDPLDMNNYRIEKLPKMQKSGFERLMQRFGGPLAILVFILIYWIAGIPFLDNLDPSSLSGAALKRFNELGLAGFIRANYAMLAVFAAAIVLWITEAIPNYLTSLIVILTIVLTGITTDKTAYAQLGHPVMWLNILSFVLASMLVKTQVAKRFALWFVLKFGKNASGVIFSFIIINVVLSAFISATTAKAAILLPIMMVVCAIYGATGGENRNNFGRNLMLQNLFQINLGANGFLTGSGATLLAGSLIAGALGIGSFSYQDWFKAAFPMSILLIMIGWFVGTKLIFPMKKEDRVPQIDGGMERLREELHSMGRMKGEEFRAIAIFVGVLLMWATDKQHGINQTAVAFIGAVIALMPKIGVVKWNDVDIPWHLLLFSAGAYTLGAGLDATGLPGTAVNAAFSALGITQATPYWALYMILTGSMLASALIFQSKTMQTLIFIPIAIGVAQSFGYPVMSLAFPVAMLVGHVYVLPFNSKPAALLYTTNQYSWSDTFRFGITMMLISWGVILLWGQTVLKWIGYTPGLF encoded by the coding sequence ATGAATTCATCCCACGGAACAGGTTTCGATCCGCTGGACATGAACAATTACAGGATCGAGAAGCTGCCGAAGATGCAGAAATCAGGCTTTGAAAGGCTGATGCAGCGCTTCGGCGGCCCTCTCGCCATCCTGGTGTTCATACTTATCTATTGGATCGCCGGAATTCCGTTTCTGGACAATCTGGACCCTTCTTCCCTGTCCGGGGCCGCTCTGAAGAGATTCAACGAGCTCGGCCTGGCAGGATTCATCAGGGCGAATTATGCTATGCTTGCGGTATTCGCGGCAGCAATCGTCCTCTGGATTACAGAAGCGATTCCTAATTACCTTACATCCCTTATCGTAATCCTTACGATAGTACTTACCGGCATCACCACCGACAAGACGGCATACGCCCAGCTCGGCCACCCGGTAATGTGGCTCAACATCCTCTCCTTCGTGCTTGCTTCCATGCTTGTCAAGACCCAGGTCGCAAAGCGTTTCGCGCTCTGGTTCGTACTCAAGTTCGGAAAGAATGCATCGGGAGTGATATTCAGCTTCATCATCATCAACGTCGTCCTCTCGGCTTTCATCTCCGCGACCACCGCAAAGGCAGCCATCCTTCTTCCTATCATGATGGTAGTCTGCGCGATCTATGGAGCCACCGGCGGCGAGAACCGCAATAACTTCGGACGTAACCTCATGCTTCAGAACCTGTTCCAGATCAATCTCGGAGCAAACGGATTCCTTACAGGCTCGGGCGCGACCCTGCTCGCCGGCTCCCTTATAGCTGGAGCTCTCGGTATCGGTTCGTTCAGCTACCAGGACTGGTTCAAGGCCGCATTCCCTATGAGCATCCTGCTTATAATGATCGGCTGGTTCGTCGGCACGAAACTGATCTTCCCTATGAAAAAGGAAGACCGTGTCCCTCAGATCGACGGCGGCATGGAGAGACTCCGCGAGGAGCTCCACTCCATGGGCAGGATGAAAGGTGAAGAATTCAGGGCAATCGCCATATTTGTCGGCGTGCTCCTCATGTGGGCTACCGACAAGCAGCACGGCATCAACCAGACTGCTGTCGCCTTCATTGGTGCGGTTATTGCTCTTATGCCTAAAATCGGCGTAGTAAAATGGAACGATGTGGACATCCCATGGCATCTGCTCCTCTTCTCGGCCGGAGCCTATACCCTCGGCGCAGGACTTGATGCCACCGGACTCCCGGGTACGGCAGTCAACGCTGCCTTCTCAGCCCTCGGAATCACTCAGGCCACCCCATACTGGGCCCTGTACATGATCCTGACCGGCTCGATGCTCGCGAGCGCTCTCATCTTCCAGTCAAAGACGATGCAGACTCTTATATTCATACCTATCGCGATAGGTGTAGCCCAGAGTTTCGGCTATCCGGTCATGAGTCTCGCATTCCCTGTGGCTATGCTCGTAGGACACGTTTATGTGCTTCCTTTCAACAGCAAGCCTGCTGCGCTGCTTTATACGACAAACCAGTACAGCTGGAGCGATACCTTCCGTTTCGGTATCACGATGATGCTTATTTCATGGGGCGTAATCCTCCTCTGGGGACAGACCGTCCTGAAATGGATAGGATATACTCCGGGGCTGTTCTAG
- a CDS encoding adenylate cyclase, with translation MAQEIERKFLVKGDFKNEAFKATRITQGYLSSVPERTVRVRVKGEKGFITIKGIGNDSGASRFEWEKEIPVDEVKELLKICEPGVIDKTRYLVKAGEHTFEVDEFYGDNDGLTVAEVELGAEGEDFVRPEWLGEEVTGDVKYYNSMLMKNPYKNWK, from the coding sequence ATGGCACAGGAAATCGAAAGGAAATTCCTTGTTAAAGGAGACTTCAAGAACGAAGCATTCAAGGCCACCCGCATTACCCAGGGCTATCTCAGCAGTGTTCCTGAGAGAACTGTGAGAGTCCGCGTAAAAGGCGAGAAGGGCTTCATCACCATCAAGGGAATCGGCAACGACAGCGGTGCAAGCCGTTTCGAGTGGGAGAAAGAAATCCCTGTAGATGAGGTAAAAGAGCTCCTCAAGATCTGCGAGCCGGGCGTGATCGACAAGACCCGCTATCTCGTAAAGGCTGGAGAGCACACCTTCGAAGTTGACGAGTTCTACGGCGACAACGACGGTCTCACCGTAGCCGAGGTAGAGCTCGGCGCAGAGGGCGAGGACTTCGTACGTCCTGAGTGGCTCGGCGAGGAAGTGACTGGAGATGTAAAATACTACAACTCCATGCTCATGAAGAACCCTTATAAGAACTGGAAATAA
- a CDS encoding Lamin Tail Domain: MKKIFIVSLAAIFALTGCLKDETFKGPSTIDKVAFTPAAPTSDDAVTVTANVGGLQAVKTATLTYNGTETAMTGSGKTYTGTIPAMEDGSEVEFTVTVVNEAGFKTVSDKFSYKVGDPATDWSTLKFNEVSGSGSDEEKFIELYNTGDYKIKLTGVTINKDEELTWTGIDGQVIAPKSVFVIMGSKTTKEDTDITKGFKSGLSAKKSVRLDLYNPAGELIDFFQRGEKGESGWGASIANWGGSWSRIPDGTGKWKATETKTPGAVNATEGADDELLKND, translated from the coding sequence ATGAAAAAGATATTTATCGTTTCCCTGGCTGCAATATTTGCCCTCACAGGATGTCTTAAGGACGAGACCTTCAAAGGCCCTTCTACCATCGACAAGGTTGCATTCACCCCTGCGGCTCCTACTTCCGATGACGCAGTCACCGTCACCGCAAATGTCGGCGGCCTCCAGGCTGTCAAGACAGCAACCCTCACCTACAACGGCACCGAGACGGCCATGACAGGCTCAGGCAAGACCTACACCGGTACCATCCCTGCGATGGAAGACGGTAGCGAGGTCGAGTTTACCGTAACCGTAGTCAACGAGGCCGGCTTCAAGACCGTCTCAGACAAATTCTCATACAAGGTCGGAGACCCTGCAACCGACTGGTCAACCCTCAAGTTCAACGAGGTCAGCGGTTCCGGCAGTGATGAAGAAAAATTCATCGAACTCTACAACACCGGAGACTACAAAATCAAGCTCACAGGCGTAACCATCAACAAGGATGAGGAACTCACATGGACCGGCATCGACGGCCAGGTAATCGCGCCTAAGAGCGTATTCGTGATCATGGGCTCCAAGACCACCAAGGAAGACACGGATATCACTAAGGGCTTCAAGAGCGGCTTATCCGCAAAGAAGAGCGTACGTCTCGACCTCTACAACCCTGCAGGCGAACTCATCGACTTCTTCCAGAGAGGAGAAAAGGGAGAGTCCGGCTGGGGCGCTTCCATCGCCAACTGGGGAGGTTCATGGAGCCGCATCCCTGACGGAACCGGCAAGTGGAAAGCTACTGAGACCAAGACTCCTGGTGCAGTCAACGCCACCGAAGGTGCTGATGATGAATTGTTGAAAAACGACTAA
- a CDS encoding phosphate-selective porin OprO and OprP: MRKLICVISITILALVAVTAQAQVKYNQYGVAVSSDRLDVEAQDGILVLESPNSGYKFWFDVRAQADAAVFFGAPDYADPIGNAAGIRRARFAVKGQVNENWYGEFDMDLANGLCELKDALIRYTGIPNLDLQVGNFKENFSIQRNTTSRYLQFIERPMVASALAPSRHIGINAKYAKDWLWFSAGAFSQQVAGSEEWTNVADNNKDFGRNAGYSLTTKVVFRPLYKMENASLHIGAAYSYRTTTTDLATGEWGTYRASARNSTNLNRKKYLDTNNLPGFHHNNLWTVEIAGHWNGLRYETAYIGDNVHFKADAADPSTKNFGGWYVQAGYLLFGGKHQYDAKGAKYTKVERGRKWGDLELCGRYEICDLNDGNVYGGGAEAYTLGLNWHVNNNVKFMINYQFNNNDRYANGKGKLNVGKDAEGKPTKDFTKVVAADGKAGVDYHMLCVRFEIDF; this comes from the coding sequence ATGAGAAAACTTATTTGTGTGATTTCGATCACGATTCTGGCCCTCGTCGCTGTAACTGCACAGGCCCAGGTGAAGTACAACCAGTATGGAGTGGCTGTCTCTTCCGACAGGCTCGACGTAGAAGCGCAGGACGGTATCCTCGTCCTCGAATCGCCTAACAGCGGTTACAAATTCTGGTTCGACGTCCGCGCGCAAGCCGACGCAGCCGTATTCTTCGGCGCTCCGGACTATGCTGACCCTATCGGCAACGCCGCCGGCATCCGCCGCGCCCGTTTCGCCGTCAAGGGACAGGTCAATGAAAACTGGTACGGAGAGTTCGACATGGACCTCGCCAACGGTCTCTGCGAGCTCAAGGACGCTCTCATCCGCTACACCGGAATCCCTAACCTCGACCTCCAGGTAGGTAACTTCAAGGAGAACTTCTCCATCCAGAGAAACACCACCTCACGTTACCTCCAGTTCATCGAAAGGCCTATGGTAGCATCCGCCCTCGCTCCATCCCGCCACATCGGTATCAATGCAAAATATGCAAAGGACTGGCTTTGGTTCTCAGCAGGCGCATTCAGCCAGCAGGTGGCCGGTTCGGAGGAATGGACCAACGTAGCTGACAACAACAAGGACTTCGGCCGCAACGCCGGATACTCCCTCACCACCAAGGTAGTCTTCCGTCCTCTCTACAAGATGGAGAACGCAAGCCTGCACATCGGTGCCGCATACTCATACAGGACCACCACGACCGACCTCGCCACCGGCGAATGGGGAACATACCGTGCAAGCGCCCGCAACTCTACCAACCTCAACCGCAAGAAATATCTTGACACCAACAATCTTCCGGGCTTCCACCACAACAACCTCTGGACTGTCGAAATCGCCGGCCACTGGAACGGACTCCGCTACGAGACTGCATACATAGGCGACAACGTCCACTTCAAGGCTGACGCTGCAGACCCATCAACCAAGAACTTCGGCGGATGGTACGTACAGGCAGGCTACCTTCTCTTCGGAGGAAAGCACCAGTATGACGCAAAGGGCGCCAAGTACACCAAGGTCGAGCGCGGCCGCAAATGGGGCGACCTCGAACTCTGCGGACGCTACGAGATCTGCGACCTCAACGACGGAAACGTATATGGCGGTGGAGCAGAAGCCTACACTCTCGGCCTGAACTGGCACGTCAACAACAACGTCAAGTTCATGATCAACTATCAGTTCAACAACAACGACCGCTACGCAAACGGCAAGGGCAAGCTGAATGTCGGCAAGGACGCCGAAGGCAAGCCTACAAAGGACTTCACCAAGGTTGTCGCCGCCGACGGAAAGGCCGGTGTTGACTACCACATGCTTTGCGTACGTTTTGAAATTGACTTCTAA
- a CDS encoding Histidine phosphatase superfamily (branch 2) — protein sequence MVKKFITITTLALLTLGATAQNYNVIEEVKGDWIKASGMEAPYTMPDQALTPAPEGYAPVYVSHYGRHGSRYAYNDDTYKLIHKALSKAHKDGNLTALGESFYERYEKFYKIPLTNTGDLVPLGVAQHKAIAAYIYNAFPEVFAGERKVSARSSTSGRCIVSMSAFCTSLQKQNPGLDISLSCNHMGMCDIVPPSAPSSYRKEFEAWGNQTRELEGYAEFFERTVDYDAILGKIFKDYDFLKDYEDGIIGFFHEFYEFLGNYQNYEDVNLFKDLVTADEMAQMWESNNYFSFVIDYEARFGTIPLLHDIISKADEALGENGNAADLRFGHDYIVEAFTCLINANGCGTVPETAEEAKYWFQSFNVPMAANLQFVLYRSEKGKDILFKLLWNGKEAQLPDLYPVSGPYYKWNDFKDFAEGIFKAHPEK from the coding sequence ATGGTAAAAAAATTTATCACTATCACTACACTCGCTCTGCTGACACTCGGAGCCACGGCACAGAACTATAATGTAATCGAAGAAGTAAAAGGCGACTGGATCAAGGCATCCGGAATGGAAGCCCCTTATACAATGCCGGATCAGGCTCTTACGCCGGCACCGGAGGGCTACGCTCCCGTCTATGTCAGCCACTACGGCAGACACGGCAGCCGCTACGCCTACAACGACGACACCTACAAACTGATCCACAAAGCGCTCTCCAAGGCCCATAAAGACGGCAACCTTACCGCACTCGGAGAAAGCTTCTACGAAAGATACGAGAAATTCTACAAGATCCCTCTTACCAACACCGGCGACCTCGTCCCTCTCGGCGTCGCCCAGCACAAAGCAATCGCAGCATACATATATAACGCTTTCCCGGAAGTCTTCGCCGGAGAACGAAAAGTCAGCGCAAGATCATCGACCTCAGGCAGATGCATAGTCAGCATGTCAGCTTTCTGCACCAGCCTGCAGAAGCAGAATCCGGGACTGGACATCAGCCTGTCCTGCAACCATATGGGCATGTGCGACATCGTTCCGCCGAGTGCACCGTCGTCCTACAGAAAAGAATTTGAGGCCTGGGGAAACCAGACCAGGGAGCTCGAAGGATATGCTGAATTCTTCGAAAGAACCGTCGACTACGACGCGATTCTCGGAAAAATCTTCAAGGACTATGACTTCCTGAAAGACTACGAAGACGGCATAATCGGCTTCTTCCACGAGTTCTACGAGTTCCTCGGCAACTACCAGAACTACGAAGATGTCAATCTGTTCAAGGACCTGGTCACAGCAGACGAAATGGCCCAGATGTGGGAGTCGAACAACTATTTCTCGTTCGTGATCGACTACGAAGCCCGTTTCGGAACCATTCCTCTGCTCCACGATATCATCTCCAAGGCTGACGAAGCTCTCGGAGAGAACGGCAATGCCGCCGACCTGCGTTTCGGCCACGACTATATCGTCGAGGCGTTCACCTGTCTTATCAACGCAAACGGCTGCGGCACCGTACCGGAAACAGCAGAAGAGGCAAAATACTGGTTCCAGAGCTTCAACGTCCCGATGGCGGCAAACCTCCAGTTCGTCCTTTACAGATCGGAGAAGGGAAAGGACATACTCTTCAAGCTTCTCTGGAACGGAAAGGAGGCACAGCTTCCGGATCTCTATCCGGTAAGCGGTCCATACTACAAGTGGAACGACTTCAAAGACTTCGCAGAAGGGATATTCAAGGCGCATCCTGAAAAATAA
- a CDS encoding transcriptional regulator, AraC family, with amino-acid sequence MIRLLFISDFTEQFAYNLLKGIMSFSRETEPWVVWKMPPSTKRKLGIPGVVDWAVRWKADIVIGQFEPEEDVSLFTAKGIAVLAQDYKRRFRSCPNITADYLKTGRMAADYYLDKGFRHFAFFGYKDACWSYERYLGFRHRVEEAGFGDSFYLYDTQNIDNLWFFESEKIADWLQSLPKPVAVFACDDNQAALLLEAANAVGVKVPFDVSVLGVDNDEVLCGLSNPSLSSIRVDIAQGGYLAASQAVKMINDKSFTGPDIIMQPVGVVSRGSTSLFATTDIQVIKALDFIKENVSRHINVMDVLKVVPLSRRLLEIRFKNVTGMTIYSYISLQRINLFAERLVTTKDTVNEIALALDEPDVKSISRRFKAIKGCTPSEYREKHYAFCE; translated from the coding sequence ATGATCAGACTACTTTTCATCAGCGACTTTACGGAGCAATTTGCGTATAATTTGCTCAAAGGTATTATGTCTTTCTCGCGCGAAACCGAGCCGTGGGTGGTCTGGAAGATGCCTCCGTCTACTAAACGCAAGCTTGGGATCCCCGGCGTGGTAGACTGGGCTGTGCGGTGGAAGGCCGATATAGTGATCGGCCAGTTCGAACCTGAGGAGGATGTTTCGCTCTTCACTGCAAAGGGGATTGCTGTCCTTGCCCAGGATTACAAGCGCCGTTTCAGGAGCTGTCCGAACATCACTGCCGATTATCTGAAGACCGGCAGGATGGCTGCGGATTATTATCTCGACAAGGGCTTCCGCCACTTTGCTTTCTTCGGTTACAAGGATGCATGCTGGTCCTATGAGCGATATCTCGGTTTCAGGCATCGTGTAGAGGAAGCCGGCTTCGGTGACTCCTTCTATCTTTATGATACCCAGAATATTGACAACCTGTGGTTCTTCGAGTCCGAGAAGATTGCCGACTGGCTCCAGTCCCTCCCGAAACCGGTGGCGGTCTTCGCCTGCGACGACAACCAGGCTGCCCTCCTTTTGGAAGCCGCCAATGCCGTAGGGGTGAAGGTTCCGTTCGACGTTTCCGTCCTCGGGGTTGATAATGACGAAGTACTGTGCGGACTGAGCAATCCGTCCCTTTCAAGTATAAGGGTGGATATTGCGCAGGGCGGGTATCTCGCTGCAAGCCAGGCGGTAAAGATGATCAACGACAAATCCTTTACCGGTCCCGATATCATAATGCAGCCGGTCGGGGTCGTATCGAGGGGATCCACTTCGCTTTTTGCGACTACCGATATCCAGGTGATCAAGGCTCTCGATTTCATTAAGGAGAATGTCTCGAGGCATATAAACGTCATGGATGTGCTTAAAGTCGTTCCTCTTTCCCGACGACTTCTGGAGATCCGTTTCAAGAACGTTACCGGGATGACCATATATAGCTATATATCCCTGCAACGTATCAATCTTTTCGCTGAAAGACTGGTAACTACGAAAGACACGGTTAACGAGATTGCGCTCGCGCTTGACGAGCCGGATGTGAAGTCTATTTCAAGGCGTTTCAAAGCCATAAAAGGCTGTACACCATCGGAATATAGAGAAAAGCATTACGCTTTTTGTGAGTAA
- a CDS encoding Glycosyl hydrolases family 2, TIM barrel domain: MHSLFISLLLILGSWTLSKEGSLQEYPATVPSTVAGVLMDNGVKVDDKSIFDDAWVYTCNFDLTSKDLAKFHRLRFDGLNYRADVYLNSTCLASADTTYGVFCVREFDVTKLLKKHNVLKVRLTRAHSGDLNIGFVDWNPRPADESMGIVRDVTLYETGSVAVTDLFVKPELNLDTDESADLEVRVTLRNMSRKPVNGEVRGRWAGGEFMFPVSLAASETKEVVLTPKECKNLHTAKPSIWWTRDLGKPYLYTMQASFVAGKETTDSREVKFGIRKIESRIDSHGHRVFLLNGKKILIKGAGWTDNVNLRDTHESLDAQMEHVLNMGLNTIRFENIWGKDQYIYDLCDQNGVMALVGWSCQWEWENYCGLPETDKYGCINDETTMKLAARYFRDQVKWLRNHPSVIGWMTGSDRIPNPELETEYLRIYSELDYRPYINSAKAMTSKISGKSGTKMEGPYEYVGPDYWYYDTEAGGAFGFNTETGVGANWPQIETIRTMIPESELWPLGPAYSKYCTTSSSAMNSTKMLENVVNAQYGEADGIEDFTRKAHAADYDATRAMFEAFRVNLPNTTGIVQWMLNSACPSLYWQLYDNNLTPTASYYGVKKACAPIQLIFNYKDYKVYAVNESSKDKDIKAYIKVYDAQSNLLVDTSDHVGTERRHPKAAFDLDSLRGRDIFVALRIRDGQDNFYCIPAKMTTYKFNKTNWYVTPAEEYADMHFVSDMPRAAVSYKVVESVDNLGKLWTVTLTNDSDYISYQNVLKLVRPDGSLLEPAIWSDNFVAVLPHSEKTVTCRCDRKENARVAMTGWNTDITLIPDDNTRDKSKYAEHVYGDGDKYVASARYDVPVIKEPKGKKVKNVIMMIGDGMGLEQISCAWVANGGHLYLDNFPVVGLSRTYATDKLITDSSAGGSALATGVKTRYGFIAVDEDGLPVKSILADAHERGLRTGVSVVCRIGDATPAAFCNHSISRYDEEGLAAQYLDCGADFLIGGGIKFFKDRSDGRDIVEEMKAKGYNFVDTREELAASEKLPILGLFADTEMAPALDRGPILEESAVKALELLDNDKGFFLMIEGSSIDDHCHHNQVGYAMEELFDFDKTIGKVLEWAAKDGETLVIVTADHATGGLTLLGGSLEKGEIKVNFSTSGHNGIMVPVYAFGPHSEDFSGTMENAEVANRIKAIFK; this comes from the coding sequence ATGCATAGTTTATTTATTTCGCTGCTGCTGATTCTCGGCAGCTGGACCCTTTCCAAAGAGGGTTCCCTTCAGGAATATCCAGCCACTGTACCATCCACTGTCGCCGGCGTCCTCATGGACAATGGAGTAAAAGTCGATGACAAGAGTATCTTCGATGACGCATGGGTATATACATGCAATTTCGACCTTACTTCAAAGGATCTGGCAAAATTCCACCGCCTTCGTTTCGATGGCCTGAACTATCGTGCCGACGTCTATCTCAACTCGACCTGCCTCGCTTCCGCCGATACGACCTACGGTGTATTCTGCGTGCGCGAATTCGACGTCACAAAACTACTCAAGAAACATAACGTCCTTAAAGTACGCCTCACCAGGGCGCACTCGGGCGACCTCAACATCGGCTTCGTCGACTGGAATCCGCGTCCTGCCGACGAAAGCATGGGTATCGTAAGAGACGTGACCCTCTACGAGACCGGCAGCGTAGCCGTAACCGACCTCTTCGTCAAGCCTGAGCTCAACCTCGACACAGACGAGAGTGCAGACCTGGAAGTCCGCGTGACCCTCAGGAACATGTCCAGAAAGCCCGTCAACGGCGAAGTTCGTGGCCGTTGGGCCGGCGGCGAATTCATGTTCCCGGTATCTCTCGCCGCTTCCGAGACAAAAGAGGTAGTCCTTACTCCGAAGGAGTGCAAGAACCTGCATACCGCTAAGCCTTCGATCTGGTGGACAAGAGACCTCGGAAAGCCTTACCTCTATACCATGCAGGCTTCCTTTGTCGCCGGAAAAGAGACCACCGACTCCCGTGAAGTCAAATTCGGTATCCGCAAAATCGAGAGCCGCATCGACAGCCACGGCCACAGAGTCTTCCTCCTCAACGGAAAGAAGATTCTCATAAAGGGCGCAGGCTGGACCGACAACGTCAACCTCCGCGACACCCACGAATCCCTCGACGCCCAGATGGAGCACGTCCTGAACATGGGCCTCAACACAATCCGTTTCGAGAATATCTGGGGCAAGGACCAGTATATCTATGACCTCTGCGACCAGAACGGAGTCATGGCCCTCGTAGGCTGGAGCTGCCAGTGGGAATGGGAAAACTACTGCGGCCTTCCTGAGACCGACAAATACGGATGCATCAACGACGAGACGACCATGAAACTCGCCGCCCGCTATTTCCGCGACCAGGTGAAATGGCTCCGCAACCATCCTTCAGTCATCGGCTGGATGACCGGCAGCGACCGCATCCCTAATCCGGAACTCGAGACAGAATATCTCCGCATCTATTCGGAGCTCGACTATCGCCCGTACATCAACTCCGCTAAGGCGATGACCAGCAAGATTTCCGGCAAGTCCGGCACCAAGATGGAGGGTCCATACGAATACGTCGGTCCTGACTACTGGTACTACGATACCGAAGCCGGCGGCGCATTCGGCTTCAACACAGAGACAGGCGTCGGCGCCAACTGGCCTCAGATCGAGACCATAAGGACCATGATCCCTGAATCAGAGCTCTGGCCTCTCGGCCCGGCCTACAGCAAATACTGCACGACCTCTTCATCCGCGATGAACAGCACCAAAATGCTCGAGAACGTCGTCAACGCCCAGTACGGCGAGGCCGACGGCATCGAGGACTTCACCCGTAAGGCCCATGCAGCCGACTACGACGCTACCCGCGCCATGTTCGAGGCATTCCGCGTCAACCTCCCTAACACCACCGGCATCGTCCAGTGGATGCTCAACTCCGCCTGCCCGTCGCTCTACTGGCAGCTTTATGACAACAATCTGACCCCGACGGCATCCTACTACGGAGTCAAGAAAGCCTGCGCCCCGATCCAGCTTATATTCAACTACAAAGACTATAAGGTCTATGCAGTCAACGAAAGCTCCAAGGACAAGGATATCAAGGCTTATATCAAAGTTTACGACGCCCAGTCAAACCTCCTGGTGGATACCAGCGACCATGTAGGTACCGAAAGACGCCATCCTAAGGCCGCCTTCGACCTCGATTCTCTCCGCGGCCGCGACATCTTCGTAGCTCTCCGCATCAGGGACGGCCAGGACAACTTCTACTGCATCCCTGCGAAGATGACCACCTACAAGTTCAACAAGACCAACTGGTATGTCACCCCTGCAGAGGAATACGCCGACATGCACTTCGTATCTGACATGCCAAGGGCTGCAGTGTCATACAAAGTCGTAGAGTCAGTCGACAATCTCGGAAAACTCTGGACTGTCACCCTCACCAACGACTCCGACTATATCTCTTACCAGAACGTCCTCAAGCTTGTCCGTCCTGACGGCAGTCTCCTCGAGCCTGCAATCTGGAGCGACAACTTCGTGGCAGTACTCCCGCACTCCGAGAAGACCGTCACCTGCCGCTGCGACCGCAAGGAGAACGCCCGTGTCGCCATGACCGGCTGGAATACCGACATCACCCTCATTCCTGACGACAACACCCGCGACAAGTCCAAATATGCTGAACATGTCTACGGCGACGGCGACAAATATGTCGCATCTGCCCGCTACGATGTCCCTGTGATCAAGGAGCCTAAGGGCAAGAAGGTAAAGAACGTAATCATGATGATCGGCGACGGCATGGGCCTCGAGCAGATCAGCTGCGCCTGGGTCGCCAACGGCGGTCATCTCTATCTCGACAACTTCCCTGTAGTCGGCCTTTCCCGCACCTACGCTACCGATAAGCTTATCACTGACTCTTCAGCCGGCGGCTCTGCTCTCGCTACAGGCGTCAAGACCCGCTATGGCTTCATTGCAGTCGACGAAGACGGACTTCCTGTCAAGAGCATCCTTGCCGATGCCCATGAAAGAGGCCTCAGAACCGGTGTCAGCGTGGTCTGCCGTATCGGTGACGCTACTCCTGCAGCATTCTGCAACCATTCGATCAGCCGCTATGACGAAGAGGGACTTGCTGCGCAGTATCTCGACTGTGGCGCCGACTTCCTTATCGGCGGAGGCATCAAGTTCTTCAAAGACCGCAGTGACGGCCGTGACATAGTCGAGGAAATGAAAGCAAAGGGCTACAATTTCGTGGATACACGTGAAGAGCTCGCAGCCTCGGAGAAACTTCCTATACTCGGTCTTTTTGCCGATACCGAGATGGCTCCGGCCCTGGATCGCGGCCCGATTCTTGAAGAGAGCGCCGTGAAGGCTCTCGAGCTTCTCGACAACGATAAGGGCTTTTTCCTTATGATCGAGGGATCCAGCATCGATGATCATTGCCACCACAACCAGGTCGGCTATGCCATGGAAGAGCTCTTTGATTTCGACAAGACCATAGGTAAGGTCCTCGAGTGGGCCGCCAAGGATGGCGAAACCCTCGTGATCGTCACTGCGGACCATGCTACCGGAGGTCTTACCCTCCTTGGCGGAAGCCTGGAGAAGGGCGAAATCAAGGTCAACTTCTCGACCTCGGGCCATAATGGAATCATGGTCCCGGTATATGCCTTCGGTCCACATTCAGAAGATTTCTCCGGCACAATGGAAAATGCCGAAGTCGCTAACCGTATAAAAGCTATTTTTAAATGA